From a single Alloactinosynnema sp. L-07 genomic region:
- a CDS encoding 5'-3' exonuclease H3TH domain-containing protein, with translation MNDVPLLLVDGHNLLWRGAFGFPAAIHSRDKTRDLTAQFAFFALLRVAIREEFTAPPEVIVVFDGQHGAAERQATDSDYKANRVLDEAALKPIRAIPHVQEALTAYELAWIEIDTAEADDVIATLVTHVRREDPDRRVWIISGDRDFYQLIDDHVRVLNTAMKRGRRHIEPDTVFDRYQVQPTQWADFRALTGDPADNIPGVRGVGTGTAAKLLAGGLTLDQLADAGRLTGTKGKAVVEAWNQVLGWRDLIRMRTDLDLPLLPTGRSSRALPTPAEVIDKLGLW, from the coding sequence ATGAACGATGTCCCTCTTCTGCTGGTCGACGGCCATAATCTGCTCTGGCGCGGAGCCTTCGGCTTCCCCGCCGCGATCCACTCTCGCGACAAGACCCGCGACCTGACCGCCCAGTTCGCCTTCTTCGCGCTACTGCGCGTAGCCATCCGCGAAGAGTTCACCGCGCCGCCCGAGGTGATCGTCGTCTTCGACGGCCAGCACGGCGCGGCCGAACGCCAAGCCACCGACAGCGACTACAAGGCCAACCGCGTCCTCGACGAAGCCGCGCTCAAACCCATCCGCGCCATCCCGCACGTCCAGGAAGCGCTGACCGCCTACGAGCTGGCCTGGATCGAGATCGACACGGCCGAAGCCGACGACGTCATCGCCACCCTCGTCACCCACGTCCGTCGCGAAGACCCCGATCGCCGGGTGTGGATCATTTCCGGTGACCGCGACTTCTACCAGCTCATTGACGACCACGTCCGGGTGCTCAACACCGCCATGAAGCGAGGCCGCCGCCACATCGAGCCCGACACCGTGTTCGATCGCTACCAGGTCCAGCCGACTCAGTGGGCGGACTTCCGGGCCCTCACCGGCGACCCGGCCGACAACATCCCCGGCGTGCGCGGCGTCGGGACGGGCACTGCCGCCAAGCTCCTGGCCGGCGGCCTCACCCTCGACCAGCTCGCCGACGCCGGGCGGCTCACCGGCACCAAGGGCAAGGCCGTCGTCGAAGCCTGGAACCAGGTTCTCGGCTGGCGCGACCTGATCAGGATGCGCACCGACCTCGACCTGCCCCTGCTCCCCACCGGCCGCAGCAGCCGGGCTCTGCCCACGCCCGCCGAGGTCATCGACAAGCTCGGGCTGTGGTGA
- a CDS encoding helix-turn-helix domain-containing protein: MGDKREAFAARREAMGFTQEGLASAVGVEFSTVGRWERGALTPQPWRRPRIAKALGVSLDELNVLLGQGPAEATISRRGVMRDTALLTGSVLAQRWLPMPDNFAEVSSDGVAVQGLSSTTAAVTRLHETYQAARYAEVGGALSTVADAITALMSTSRGQERRQALILRCNAAVVEAKLATKIGDGAAARAAAERARLAADDADDPFGQAAAAYQMTCALLKLDQAAAAEEIAIGAAASVTGDDPRRISWAGALTLIAAIIAARRNDIATARGRLDTAQRLADELRRDANIGYTAFGPTNVTIHRMSAAVALDDPYQLLATSERLDPTRMPTGLRGRRAQFHLDSAWAHTQIDEDALAVLHLLETDRIAPEIVYTSRTAHNLIRDLMARERRREVPGLRELALRTGVTA; encoded by the coding sequence GTGGGCGACAAACGCGAGGCGTTCGCGGCTCGACGTGAGGCGATGGGCTTCACTCAGGAAGGGCTCGCTTCTGCTGTTGGTGTGGAGTTCTCCACCGTCGGGCGGTGGGAACGTGGGGCTCTGACGCCTCAACCGTGGCGGCGGCCTCGAATTGCGAAAGCGCTGGGCGTCTCCCTCGATGAGCTGAACGTGCTGCTCGGACAAGGCCCTGCTGAGGCAACGATCAGCCGCCGTGGAGTAATGCGGGATACAGCTCTACTAACGGGCTCGGTCCTGGCGCAGCGTTGGCTCCCCATGCCTGACAACTTTGCCGAAGTCAGCTCGGATGGGGTTGCTGTGCAAGGTTTGTCCTCGACCACGGCGGCCGTGACGCGATTGCACGAGACCTATCAAGCCGCTCGGTACGCCGAGGTTGGTGGCGCACTGTCCACCGTCGCAGACGCCATCACTGCGTTGATGTCCACCAGTCGGGGCCAAGAACGACGCCAGGCTCTGATTCTGCGATGCAATGCCGCGGTAGTGGAAGCGAAGCTGGCAACCAAAATAGGTGACGGCGCGGCGGCACGGGCTGCCGCCGAGCGCGCGAGATTGGCTGCCGACGACGCTGATGATCCATTCGGACAGGCTGCCGCGGCGTACCAGATGACTTGCGCGTTGCTCAAGCTTGACCAAGCCGCAGCTGCGGAGGAAATTGCGATCGGTGCGGCTGCAAGCGTGACTGGCGATGATCCTCGCCGCATCAGTTGGGCGGGTGCGCTGACGTTGATTGCGGCGATCATCGCGGCACGGCGAAACGACATCGCCACTGCCCGCGGGAGGTTGGATACGGCGCAGCGACTTGCAGACGAGCTCCGACGAGACGCCAACATCGGCTACACGGCGTTCGGCCCCACCAACGTCACCATTCACCGCATGTCGGCGGCTGTTGCCCTGGATGACCCGTACCAACTACTCGCCACCAGCGAACGACTCGATCCCACGCGGATGCCCACGGGATTGCGTGGACGGCGAGCCCAGTTCCACCTCGACAGCGCTTGGGCGCACACTCAGATCGACGAAGACGCCCTAGCAGTGCTGCACTTGCTGGAAACCGATCGAATCGCCCCCGAGATCGTTTACACCAGTCGTACGGCCCACAACCTCATCCGAGACCTGATGGCACGTGAACGGCGTCGTGAAGTACCCGGCCTGCGTGAACTAGCTCTCCGTACCGGAGTGACGGCGTGA
- a CDS encoding helix-turn-helix domain-containing protein → MGNRRDAFAARREQMGYTQESFGAAVGVEFSTVGRWERGDLTPQPYRRHRIAKALDVSLDELGALLTPPRQTSTVAVVLPDPAEADDMNRRDLLRLFSMTGALLALPAEETALGDVDRLAAAARTGMVDTAGAAEFAQLNSHLWRVFALSPTKAQVLPLARAQLDVLTASLRRPQTPAIRRQLCELTADLYQLAGEIFFDGDRYTDAAHCYALAATAGKEAAASDLWACALTRHAFIAVYERRFAEAVPLLDLAANLARRGDPALSTRQWIAAVQAETFAGLGDLDACQRALDTAAEVQHLRGSVHNGGWLRFDGSRLAEERGTCYVNLGRYDLAEAALTDALAGDLTARRKAGVLTDLAMIGVHRRDPDQVTNYVDAALATARQTGSGVIARKLRGLQPNLAPLLTDQQIQRLDAEITELVGNRAA, encoded by the coding sequence ATGGGCAACCGGCGAGATGCGTTCGCCGCGCGGCGTGAGCAGATGGGCTACACCCAGGAGAGCTTCGGGGCGGCAGTGGGAGTGGAATTCTCCACTGTCGGACGCTGGGAACGGGGCGACCTGACGCCGCAGCCGTACCGCCGCCACCGTATCGCCAAGGCGCTCGATGTGAGCCTCGACGAGTTGGGTGCGTTGCTCACGCCACCCCGGCAGACTTCTACCGTTGCCGTTGTACTACCCGACCCTGCGGAGGCCGACGACATGAACCGTCGAGACCTGCTGCGCTTGTTCAGCATGACGGGCGCGCTGCTCGCGCTGCCTGCTGAAGAGACAGCTCTCGGCGATGTCGACCGGCTCGCTGCGGCGGCTCGCACCGGCATGGTGGACACGGCCGGGGCAGCGGAGTTCGCCCAGCTCAACTCCCATCTGTGGCGCGTGTTCGCTCTGTCGCCGACCAAGGCGCAGGTACTGCCGCTGGCGCGGGCCCAACTCGACGTGCTCACCGCCTCTCTACGCCGACCGCAGACACCAGCCATTCGGCGGCAGCTGTGCGAACTGACCGCCGACCTGTACCAGCTGGCCGGTGAGATCTTCTTCGACGGCGACCGGTACACCGACGCCGCCCACTGCTACGCGCTGGCGGCGACAGCGGGCAAGGAGGCCGCCGCGTCCGACCTGTGGGCCTGCGCGTTGACCAGGCACGCCTTCATCGCCGTGTACGAGCGCCGGTTCGCCGAGGCCGTACCGCTGCTCGACCTGGCCGCCAACCTGGCCCGCCGAGGCGATCCCGCCCTCTCGACCCGGCAGTGGATCGCCGCCGTGCAGGCAGAAACCTTCGCCGGTCTCGGTGACCTGGACGCCTGCCAGCGCGCGCTCGACACGGCCGCCGAGGTCCAGCACCTGCGGGGATCCGTCCATAACGGCGGCTGGCTCCGGTTCGACGGCTCCCGCCTGGCCGAGGAACGCGGCACCTGCTATGTCAACCTGGGCCGCTACGACCTCGCCGAGGCCGCCCTGACCGATGCGCTGGCCGGCGACCTGACCGCTCGCCGGAAAGCCGGTGTGCTCACCGACCTGGCGATGATCGGAGTGCATCGTCGCGACCCTGACCAGGTTACGAACTATGTCGACGCCGCCCTGGCCACCGCCCGCCAGACCGGCTCCGGAGTCATCGCGCGCAAGTTGCGCGGCCTCCAGCCGAACCTGGCTCCTTTGCTCACCGACCAGCAGATCCAGCGACTCGACGCCGAGATCACCGAACTCGTCGGCAACCGCGCCGCATGA
- a CDS encoding PIG-L deacetylase family protein, with the protein MTATAFIPPRSVLTVMAHPDDAELWAGGTLALCTAAGADVTIAVPRHPEPRASEAAAGAAVLGAGLHQINEPTAAAVRELLLDTRPEVVLTHPLRDVHPDHRRIAEAVLEALPEVVIATGHPRRVYTTDTYNSLTLDGPVPAHTTIDITTAWATKQRALVAHGSQPIAEHFGPMAENLARLWGARIGVEHAENFVPLPVLGRLPAAAAL; encoded by the coding sequence GTGACCGCGACCGCGTTCATCCCGCCCCGCTCGGTGTTGACCGTGATGGCTCACCCCGACGACGCCGAACTCTGGGCAGGCGGCACGCTCGCCCTCTGCACCGCCGCCGGAGCCGACGTCACCATCGCCGTCCCACGCCACCCCGAGCCCCGCGCCAGCGAGGCCGCCGCAGGGGCCGCCGTACTCGGCGCCGGGCTCCACCAGATCAACGAGCCCACCGCGGCGGCCGTACGCGAACTCCTGCTGGATACCCGCCCCGAAGTCGTGCTCACCCACCCACTTCGCGACGTGCATCCCGACCACCGGCGCATCGCCGAAGCCGTGCTGGAGGCACTTCCCGAGGTCGTCATCGCCACCGGACACCCGCGCCGGGTCTACACCACCGACACCTACAACAGCCTCACCCTCGACGGCCCCGTTCCCGCCCACACCACCATCGACATCACCACCGCCTGGGCCACTAAACAACGCGCCCTGGTCGCGCACGGCTCCCAGCCCATCGCCGAACACTTCGGGCCGATGGCCGAGAACCTCGCCCGGCTGTGGGGCGCACGCATCGGCGTCGAACACGCCGAGAACTTCGTCCCGCTTCCCGTCCTCGGACGCCTGCCAGCGGCGGCAGCCCTGTGA
- a CDS encoding nucleoside 2-deoxyribosyltransferase — translation MKAYIAAPLFCDAEKGFNLQVDAAVRALGLDTFLPQRDGGEAAPLVRQGLDEDTVRRRLYELDCAAITECAIFVFILDGRVPDEGGCVELGMARACGADCFGLQTDSRRFGGTDSNNLMIDYSLNGGIARSIDELSDMLRAHLDALTPVA, via the coding sequence ATGAAGGCATACATCGCCGCACCGCTGTTCTGCGACGCGGAGAAAGGTTTCAACCTCCAGGTCGACGCCGCGGTACGTGCCCTCGGCCTCGACACCTTTCTGCCCCAGCGTGACGGCGGCGAAGCCGCCCCCTTGGTCCGCCAGGGCCTGGACGAGGACACCGTCCGGCGCCGGCTCTACGAGCTGGACTGCGCCGCGATCACCGAGTGCGCGATCTTCGTGTTCATCCTCGACGGCCGTGTCCCCGACGAGGGCGGCTGCGTGGAACTCGGTATGGCTCGCGCCTGCGGCGCGGACTGCTTCGGGCTGCAGACCGATTCCCGCCGCTTCGGCGGCACCGACTCCAACAACCTGATGATCGACTACTCGCTCAACGGCGGCATCGCCCGCTCGATCGACGAGCTCAGCGACATGCTGCGCGCCCACCTCGACGCGCTGACGCCCGTTGCCTGA
- a CDS encoding glycosyltransferase family 4 protein produces the protein MPDAIKPLTVAFVLASYTHDAPAGMERATAALVRGLRQLGHRALIITATEPDQTKDQEVDRDLVVLGSVGVTFPADDDELRDAISTHGQDEVIAADLRDLYRDHHVDIAVYVDALWGLGRLAPACDGVRTVLAMHVVGHDQDLVPALERADVVVAPSTTVLGQAHDRSYDSTCWRIVPNALLDEHNAPDAHQREALRRGGPVRVLARLGPEKNVRALLDAGRLVDRGIEVVLAEAGFEHAAGAQAAEYRRCAHSAAHLPIGSIRHGGLPWDQVQPWLADAAVVIVPSTKETFGLVALEAMSVGTPVVAFDVDNLPALIGTGEGAGGILVPRAHGEFGLWGAAEVLLDDPVRYEALSRAAYYRSRDYLPTTVAHDFLKAVR, from the coding sequence ATGCCTGACGCCATCAAGCCACTGACCGTCGCGTTCGTCCTGGCCTCCTACACCCACGACGCCCCGGCCGGGATGGAACGCGCCACCGCCGCCCTCGTCCGCGGCCTGCGCCAGCTCGGACACCGCGCCCTGATCATCACCGCCACCGAGCCCGATCAGACCAAGGACCAAGAGGTGGACCGGGACCTGGTGGTGCTCGGCTCGGTCGGGGTGACCTTCCCCGCCGACGACGATGAACTGCGCGACGCGATCAGCACCCACGGCCAGGACGAGGTCATCGCCGCCGACCTCCGCGATCTCTACCGCGACCACCACGTCGACATCGCTGTCTACGTCGACGCCTTGTGGGGACTCGGGCGCCTCGCTCCAGCTTGCGACGGGGTGCGCACGGTGCTGGCGATGCACGTCGTCGGCCATGACCAGGACCTCGTGCCCGCCTTGGAACGGGCCGACGTGGTGGTCGCGCCATCGACCACCGTCCTCGGTCAAGCCCACGACCGGAGCTACGACAGCACCTGCTGGCGGATCGTGCCCAACGCCCTGCTCGACGAGCACAACGCGCCCGACGCCCACCAGCGCGAGGCGCTGCGGCGGGGCGGCCCGGTGCGAGTGCTGGCCCGGCTCGGGCCGGAGAAGAACGTCCGCGCCCTGCTCGACGCCGGTCGCCTCGTCGACCGCGGCATCGAGGTCGTCCTCGCCGAGGCCGGGTTCGAGCACGCCGCCGGCGCACAGGCCGCCGAATACCGCCGCTGCGCCCACTCCGCCGCCCACCTGCCCATAGGCAGCATCCGCCACGGCGGTCTGCCCTGGGACCAGGTCCAGCCGTGGCTCGCCGACGCCGCCGTGGTCATCGTCCCCTCGACCAAGGAGACCTTCGGACTGGTCGCCCTGGAGGCCATGAGCGTGGGCACCCCGGTTGTCGCCTTCGACGTGGACAACCTGCCCGCCCTCATCGGCACCGGGGAGGGAGCGGGCGGGATCTTGGTGCCCCGCGCCCACGGCGAGTTCGGGCTGTGGGGTGCCGCCGAAGTCCTCCTCGACGATCCGGTACGCTACGAAGCGCTATCTCGGGCTGCGTACTACCGCTCGCGGGACTATCTGCCCACCACAGTCGCCCATGACTTCCTCAAGGCGGTGCGGTGA
- a CDS encoding ATP-binding protein has translation MTTSDILKINLPNPALIILVGLQGSGKSTFAYRHFAPVEILSMDEFRARMCNDPASQSNSSPARKQLIDMLRQRLRNRVTTVVDSTNLRSDQRAELLDIAAEFEIPVIALVFTASVERCRERIDNRASIIRDDVLARNADLLDQTLRDIGDEGHFAVFRLGNEQAESIRFEHAFPDDPDPDRWFEVEQFRPRAWVFRHPADELRRHPAVLAEVRPTWDFMARVAADMALGAQTASANMQARAQVGAELHVRLPHCLPIHLVARRTGWERKPPHAG, from the coding sequence GTGACAACCTCTGACATACTCAAAATCAACCTTCCGAACCCTGCCCTGATAATTCTCGTCGGCTTGCAGGGGAGCGGCAAAAGCACCTTCGCATACCGGCACTTTGCACCCGTTGAGATCCTCTCGATGGATGAGTTCCGTGCCCGGATGTGCAACGACCCGGCCAGTCAGTCGAACAGCTCCCCGGCGCGCAAGCAACTAATTGACATGCTCCGCCAACGCCTCCGGAACAGAGTCACCACCGTGGTTGACTCCACGAACCTCCGCAGCGATCAGCGTGCGGAACTCCTCGACATAGCGGCCGAGTTTGAGATACCTGTGATCGCCCTGGTCTTCACCGCCAGCGTCGAGCGGTGTCGAGAGCGCATTGACAACCGGGCGAGCATCATCCGTGATGACGTCCTCGCTCGGAACGCCGATCTGTTGGACCAGACGCTGCGCGACATCGGTGACGAAGGCCATTTCGCAGTGTTTCGTCTTGGCAATGAGCAAGCGGAGTCAATCAGGTTCGAGCACGCCTTTCCTGACGATCCTGACCCGGACCGCTGGTTCGAGGTCGAGCAGTTCCGTCCGCGCGCATGGGTATTCCGGCACCCTGCCGACGAACTCCGGCGTCACCCTGCGGTTCTCGCCGAGGTACGGCCGACCTGGGACTTCATGGCACGCGTCGCCGCCGATATGGCGCTCGGCGCACAGACTGCGTCGGCGAACATGCAGGCCCGCGCGCAGGTCGGCGCTGAACTGCACGTACGGCTGCCGCACTGCCTGCCCATCCACCTCGTGGCCCGCCGTACCGGCTGGGAGCGCAAGCCGCCACACGCCGGGTGA
- a CDS encoding 6-carboxytetrahydropterin synthase, which yields MSDLARGRYRIGDGSFSFAAAHRLTKLPDAENKAARPHGHTFTVEVELTDTELLAPGFVADYAELAPVGEYLKRELDHRDLNALFTFDTTTDALAQHLTAWFLAHMPPERGKQLRAIHVGLGTATAACRHVDDESFTFEAAHHLEGLPGGHKCGWPHGHSYRVALRLDSQTDPRRRARLRALLAEYLDLHLDHHDLNAVLPFQPTSELLAEHLYAWTLSQANAREAAVVQAVRVWESPRRWAEFSQDEWSGR from the coding sequence GTGAGCGACCTGGCTCGGGGGCGCTACCGCATCGGCGACGGCAGCTTCTCGTTCGCTGCGGCGCACCGCCTCACCAAACTGCCCGACGCCGAGAACAAGGCAGCGCGACCCCACGGGCACACCTTCACCGTCGAGGTCGAGCTCACCGACACCGAACTGCTGGCGCCCGGTTTCGTGGCGGACTACGCCGAACTCGCCCCCGTCGGTGAGTACCTCAAGCGCGAACTGGACCATCGCGACCTGAACGCCTTGTTCACCTTCGACACCACCACCGACGCGCTCGCCCAGCACCTCACCGCGTGGTTCCTGGCCCACATGCCACCCGAGCGGGGAAAGCAGCTCCGCGCCATCCACGTCGGCCTCGGCACAGCCACGGCGGCGTGCCGGCATGTCGATGACGAGTCGTTCACCTTCGAGGCTGCCCACCATCTGGAGGGCCTGCCGGGCGGACACAAGTGCGGCTGGCCTCACGGCCACTCTTATCGGGTGGCCCTCCGGCTGGACTCGCAGACGGATCCCCGCCGCCGCGCCAGGCTCCGCGCCCTGCTCGCCGAGTACCTCGACCTCCACCTGGACCACCACGACCTGAACGCCGTGCTCCCGTTCCAGCCGACATCGGAACTGCTTGCCGAGCACCTGTATGCGTGGACCCTCAGCCAAGCCAACGCACGAGAGGCCGCCGTGGTCCAGGCGGTTCGCGTCTGGGAGTCGCCGCGCCGATGGGCCGAGTTCAGCCAGGATGAGTGGAGCGGCCGGTGA
- a CDS encoding sporulation protein, producing MGVLDPPLSVSATHQPNLALTRLVEASGAAKKSLAFRLNQLAETAGLKTHYTHTSWTNWMKRGMRPAQAVRPLIAQVLEERLGRPVSLAEIDLDHDPGVDSSVGLEFPRELGTAVQVATRFWSQVDHRDNRVPGVAVVNYNTPVRRWLALPVDDTAASRSPAAFRRVGKADVVELLETAEQARQWDSRYGGGNWRSSQLTVCLKERAAPLLHGSYSDAVGRRLFTATAQLARLAGWTAFDNGDHATAQRHYIQALRQARAAGDVQLGGYVLTCMALQCSLGGFHDDAIDMADSAFHRVGGHATPRVKGFFKLIEARIWARSGNARMADGALATAERLLDAASSRTGDDPAWIDFFDEHRLASDAVEIHRDLGRPREAQRWNELAAMPTDTFARAYAIRQSVLGSTYLQEYQPDLEHALDHGHRAVSALAVVSSARAVDYLHALISRMSRWRTDPHVAELTRRVKSEIYAA from the coding sequence GTGGGAGTGCTCGATCCACCGCTGTCCGTGAGTGCGACGCATCAGCCCAACCTCGCTTTGACCCGTCTGGTCGAGGCATCTGGTGCGGCGAAGAAATCGTTGGCTTTCCGGCTCAACCAGCTTGCGGAGACCGCCGGGCTGAAGACGCACTACACCCACACCAGTTGGACGAACTGGATGAAGAGGGGAATGCGGCCAGCGCAGGCGGTACGCCCGCTTATCGCTCAAGTCCTCGAAGAACGGCTCGGACGACCGGTCAGCCTGGCGGAGATCGACCTTGATCACGATCCTGGGGTCGACTCGAGTGTCGGATTGGAGTTCCCGCGCGAGCTCGGTACTGCGGTGCAAGTCGCGACCAGGTTCTGGAGCCAGGTGGACCATCGCGACAACCGAGTCCCCGGCGTCGCTGTCGTCAACTACAACACCCCGGTGCGTCGTTGGCTTGCGCTTCCCGTTGACGACACCGCCGCCTCGCGGTCACCCGCAGCCTTCCGGCGTGTTGGGAAAGCCGATGTCGTCGAACTGCTCGAAACAGCCGAACAGGCCCGGCAGTGGGATTCTCGCTACGGGGGCGGCAACTGGCGATCGTCTCAGCTCACCGTCTGCCTCAAAGAGCGAGCGGCCCCGCTACTGCACGGCTCCTACAGCGACGCCGTCGGACGCCGGCTGTTCACCGCCACGGCGCAGCTCGCCCGGCTCGCCGGGTGGACCGCGTTCGACAATGGCGATCACGCCACCGCCCAGCGGCACTACATCCAGGCGCTGCGCCAGGCCCGCGCCGCGGGGGATGTCCAGCTCGGCGGCTACGTGTTGACCTGCATGGCCCTGCAGTGCAGCCTCGGCGGCTTCCACGACGACGCGATCGACATGGCCGACAGCGCGTTTCATCGCGTCGGCGGGCACGCCACTCCGCGCGTGAAGGGCTTCTTCAAGCTGATAGAGGCCCGCATCTGGGCGCGCAGCGGCAACGCCCGCATGGCCGACGGCGCCCTCGCCACGGCCGAGCGCCTGCTTGACGCCGCAAGCTCCCGCACCGGCGACGACCCGGCCTGGATTGACTTCTTCGACGAGCACCGGCTCGCCTCCGACGCAGTTGAGATCCACCGCGATCTCGGTCGGCCGCGCGAGGCGCAGCGCTGGAACGAGTTAGCCGCCATGCCTACCGACACCTTCGCCAGGGCGTACGCCATCCGTCAAAGCGTCCTCGGCAGCACCTACCTGCAGGAATACCAGCCCGATCTCGAACACGCTCTGGACCACGGCCACCGCGCCGTGTCCGCTCTCGCTGTTGTCAGCTCGGCCCGCGCGGTGGACTACCTCCACGCTTTGATCTCCCGGATGTCACGCTGGCGCACCGACCCCCACGTAGCCGAACTGACACGTCGGGTAAAGAGCGAAATATATGCGGCCTGA
- a CDS encoding 7-cyano-7-deazaguanine synthase encodes MTDTRVPEVLLFSAGLDSYPAWHYLGRPPGLYFDLDHRYARQERAAIAALADAAGIEVEISDELRLGAWEAEDAIIPLRNVHLAMLAANRAEVVWCIGVKGDHTLDKSREAFADMGRFIARFSEQPTRVDSPFWDMTKTEIIAWYLAQGLPLDHLLLTFSCSRTDGSTVHCGRCPSCLRRWTSLVNNGVEAEFEQQPWTWDRVREFYIPAMRDGRYPDHRAHEFFAALATVGAAMAS; translated from the coding sequence ATGACCGACACTCGGGTCCCCGAGGTCCTGCTGTTCTCCGCCGGGTTGGACTCTTACCCCGCCTGGCACTACCTCGGCCGCCCGCCGGGCCTGTACTTCGACCTCGATCATCGCTACGCCCGTCAGGAACGCGCGGCCATCGCCGCGCTCGCCGACGCCGCCGGGATCGAGGTCGAGATCAGCGACGAACTGCGGCTCGGGGCGTGGGAAGCCGAGGACGCGATCATCCCGCTGCGCAACGTGCACCTGGCGATGCTCGCGGCCAACCGCGCCGAAGTGGTGTGGTGCATCGGTGTCAAGGGCGATCACACCCTCGACAAGAGCCGCGAGGCGTTCGCCGACATGGGCCGGTTCATCGCCCGTTTCTCGGAGCAGCCGACCCGAGTCGACAGCCCGTTCTGGGACATGACCAAGACCGAGATCATCGCCTGGTACCTCGCGCAGGGCCTGCCGCTAGACCACTTGCTGCTGACGTTCTCCTGCAGCCGCACCGACGGCAGCACCGTGCATTGCGGCCGGTGCCCCAGTTGCCTGCGCCGCTGGACGTCCCTGGTCAACAACGGCGTCGAGGCCGAGTTCGAGCAGCAGCCCTGGACCTGGGACCGGGTCCGCGAGTTCTACATCCCGGCCATGCGCGATGGCCGATACCCCGACCACCGGGCTCATGAGTTCTTCGCCGCGCTGGCCACCGTCGGCGCGGCTATGGCCAGCTGA
- a CDS encoding flavoprotein, with translation MSHDRGSAYLVVTAAPPVLKIDEFVALLSGQGWRVSLIATPSAASWIDLDAVATETGCLTRVTARPPGQQDSLPTADIVIAAPLTFNSLNKWAAGISDCVALGVLNELLGAEIPIIAAPCVKALLRKHPAYADSVERLTQCGVIMLDPDAVTTRAEGGLAAFDWEQILSAVAASTSDESLDG, from the coding sequence GTGAGCCATGACCGTGGCTCTGCCTACCTCGTGGTAACGGCCGCGCCGCCGGTGCTAAAGATCGACGAGTTCGTTGCCCTGCTGTCCGGGCAGGGATGGCGGGTGTCGTTGATCGCCACTCCCTCTGCAGCCTCGTGGATCGACCTCGACGCGGTCGCCACCGAAACCGGCTGCCTGACGCGGGTGACTGCACGTCCACCAGGCCAACAAGACTCGCTGCCGACAGCGGACATCGTCATTGCAGCTCCGCTAACGTTCAACTCCCTCAACAAGTGGGCTGCGGGTATCAGCGACTGCGTAGCTCTCGGTGTGTTGAACGAGCTTCTCGGCGCCGAGATACCGATCATCGCCGCACCGTGTGTGAAAGCGTTGCTGCGTAAGCATCCTGCGTACGCCGACAGCGTCGAACGTCTCACACAGTGCGGGGTGATCATGCTTGACCCCGATGCGGTGACCACACGGGCGGAGGGCGGGCTTGCCGCCTTCGACTGGGAGCAGATCCTCTCAGCAGTGGCCGCGAGCACCAGCGATGAGTCTTTGGACGGTTAA
- a CDS encoding 7-carboxy-7-deazaguanine synthase QueE: MTITLADDELLVAETFGPTVQGEGPSMGRRAVFIRLMNCNLTCQDCDTPYTWDDTRFDLDAEGTVASISDLLAWATEQPVDLVVITGGEPLMQQGRLIALVQGLVDAGLQVEIETNGTIAPAPDLLASVTRFNVSPKLSSFGAGMPISKRIKGRVLGHFAASGRAVFKFVVSSTADLDEITELVADHDLAPVYVMPEGRTAEEVTRRLAEIADPAIERGFHLTTRLHVLAWGDQRGR, from the coding sequence GTGACGATCACGTTGGCCGACGACGAGCTGCTCGTCGCGGAGACGTTTGGCCCGACCGTGCAGGGCGAGGGGCCGTCGATGGGGCGTCGTGCAGTGTTCATCCGGCTGATGAACTGCAACCTGACCTGCCAGGACTGCGACACGCCCTACACCTGGGACGACACCCGGTTCGACCTGGACGCCGAAGGCACTGTCGCTTCGATCAGCGACCTGCTGGCCTGGGCGACGGAGCAGCCGGTCGATCTCGTGGTGATCACGGGCGGCGAGCCGCTGATGCAGCAGGGCCGCCTCATCGCACTTGTGCAAGGGCTCGTGGACGCTGGGCTACAGGTGGAGATCGAGACCAACGGCACGATCGCGCCCGCACCGGATCTGCTCGCGTCTGTCACCCGGTTCAACGTGTCGCCGAAGCTATCGAGCTTCGGCGCTGGGATGCCGATCTCGAAGCGGATCAAGGGCCGGGTGCTCGGCCACTTCGCGGCCAGTGGCCGGGCCGTGTTCAAGTTCGTCGTCTCCAGCACTGCCGACCTTGACGAGATCACCGAGCTCGTCGCCGACCACGATCTGGCACCGGTCTACGTGATGCCCGAAGGTCGGACCGCCGAGGAGGTCACGAGGCGGCTGGCCGAGATCGCCGACCCGGCCATCGAGCGCGGCTTCCACCTGACCACGCGGCTGCACGTGCTCGCCTGGGGAGACCAGCGTGGCCGCTGA